The Vitis vinifera cultivar Pinot Noir 40024 chromosome 12, ASM3070453v1 genome has a segment encoding these proteins:
- the LOC100261842 gene encoding homeobox-leucine zipper protein HDG2 isoform X4 translates to MPAGIMIPATHMPSMMGRNGNVAAYGSSSGLSLGQPNMMDGQLHPLDMTQNTSESEIARLREDDFDSKSGSENHEGASGDDQDPNQRPKKKRYHRHTQHQIQEMEAFFKECPHPDDKQRKELSRELGLEPLQVKFWFQNKRTQMKTQHERHENTQLRSENEKLRTENLRYREALSNASCPNCGGPTAIGEMSFDEHHLRLENARLREEIDRISAIAAKYVGKPVVNYPLIPQVPTRPLDLGVGNFGAQPGLGGELFGASDLLRSINGPTEADKPMIIELAVAAMEELFRMAQMGEPLWLPSLDGTTTELSEDEYIRSFPRGIGPKPPGFKCEASRETAVVIMNHISLVEILMDVNQWSTVFSGIVSRAMTLEVLSTGVAGNYNGAFQVMTAEFQVPSPLVPTRESYFVRYCKQHADGTWAVVDVSLDNLRPSPVVRCRRRPSGCLIQEMPNGYSKVTWVEHVEVDDRGVHNIYKQLVNSGLAFGAKRWVATLDRQCERLASAMATNIPTVITSQEGRKSMLKLAERMVISFCAGVSASTAHTWTTLSGSGADDVRVMTRKSVDDPGRPPGIVLSAATSFWLPVPPKRVFDFLRDENSRSEWDILSNGGVVQEMAHIANGQDTGNCVSLLRSANSSQSNMLILQESCTDSTASFVIYAPVDVVAMNMVLNGGDPDYVALLPSGFAILPDGTTAHGGVIGEVGSGGSLLTVAFQILVDSVPTAKLSLGSVATVNNLIACTVDRIKAAVSCENA, encoded by the exons ATGCCGGCAGGAATTATGATTCCGGCGACCCATATGCCGTCAATGATGGGAAGAAATGGGAATGTTGCTGCTTATGGATCTTCCTCAGGACTCAGTCTTGGCCAG CCAAATATGATGGACGGCCAGCTTCACCCACTCGACATGACTCAAAACACATCGGAAAGTGAAATCGCCAGGCTCAGAGAGGATGATTTTGACAGCAAATCTGGCAGTGAAAACCATGAAGGTGCCTCCGGAGATGACCAAGATCCCAACCAACGCCCCAAGAAGAAGCGCTACCATCGCCACACTCAGCATCAGATCCAGGAAATGGAAGC TTTCTTCAAGGAGTGTCCACACCCAGATGACAAGCAAAGGAAGGAGCTGAGCCGTGAATTAGGGTTAGAGCCCTTGCAGGTCAAATTTTGGTTCCAAAACAAGCGCACCCAGATGAAG ACCCAGCATGAGCGCCATGAGAACACACAGCTTCGCAGCGAGAATGAAAAGCTCCGTACAGAGAATTTGAGGTACCGGGAAGCTCTGAGCAACGCTTCCTGTCCTAATTGCGGAGGCCCGACTGCTATAGGAGAGATGTCATTTGATGAACATCATCTGAGATTGGAGAATGCTAGGTTGAGGGAAGAG ATTGATCGGATCTCGGCAATTGCTGCAAAGTATGTTGGCAAACCAGTAGTGAACTATCCTCTTATTCCTCAGGTTCCCACCCGTCCCCTCGATCTAGGGGTTGGAAACTTTGGGGCACAGCCAGGATTAGGAGGCGAGCTGTTTGGAGCCAGTGACCTTCTTAGGTCAATCAATGGACCGACTGAAGCTGACAAACCAATGATAATTGAGCTTGCAGTTGCAGCTATGGAGGAGCTATTCCGAATGGCTCAGATGGGGGAACCCTTGTGGCTTCCAAGCCTTGATGGCACAACCACCGAACTAAGCGAAGATGAATATATCAGGTCATTCCCAAGGGGAATTGGACCAAAACCTCCAGGATTTAAGTGTGAAGCCTCGCGAGAAACCGCTGTCGTTATCATGAACCATATTAGCCTGGTTGAGATTCTCATGGATGTG AACCAGTGGTCTACCGTGTTTTCCGGCATTGTTTCAAGAGCTATGACCCTGGAAGTACTATCAACTGGAGTTGCAGGGAACTATAACGGAGCCTTTCAAGTG ATGACAGCTGAATTCCAAGTACCTTCACCTCTAGTTCCTACTAGAGAGAGTTACTTTGTGAGGTACTGTAAGCAGCATGCTGATGGAACTTGGGCAGTGGTTGACGTTTCCTTGGACAATTTACGTCCTAGTCCGGTGGTGAGATGTCGAAGAAGGCCATCTGGATGTTTAATACAAGAAATGCCTAATGGATATTCAAAG GTTACATGGGTTGAGCATGTTGAAGTTGATGATCGAGGtgttcataatatatataagcAGTTAGTTAACTCTGGTCTTGCATTTGGGGCGAAAAGATGGGTCGCTACTTTAGACCGCCAATGCGAGCGTCTTGCAAGTGCCATGGCAACAAACATTCCTACGG TGATAACAAGTCAAGAAGGGAGAAAAAGTATGTTGAAGCTGGCTGAAAGAATGGTGATAAGCTTTTGTGCTGGAGTGAGTGCCTCTACAGCCCACACATGGACGACCCTATCTGGAAGTGGCGCTGATGATGTTAGGGTTATGACCCGGAAGAGCGTGGACGATCCAGGCAGGCCTCCTGGGATTGTGCTAAGTGCTGCTACTTCATTCTGGCTTCCAGTTCCGCCAAAGAGAGTATTTGATTTTCTCCGTGATGAGAATTCTCGCAGCGAG TGGGATATTCTCTCAAATGGTGGGGTTGTTCAAGAAATGGCACATATAGCGAATGGTCAAGACACAGGCAACTGTGTATCTCTGTTACGG AGTGCAAATTCAAGCCAGAGCAACATGTTGATATTGCAAGAAAGCTGTACTGATTCAACAGCCTCTTTCGTGATTTATGCTCCTGTCGATGTTGTTGCCATGAACATGGTACTGAATGGAGGGGATCCAGACTATGTTGCTCTTCTTCCCTCAGGATTTGCAATTCTTCCAGATGGAACCACAGCTCATGGAGGAGTCATAGGTGAAGTTGGGTCTGGAGGATCTCTTCTAACCGTGGCATTTCAGATATTGGTTGATTCGGTTCCAACGGCAAAACTCTCTCTAGGGTCGGTTGCGACTGTTAACAATCTCATCGCTTGCACTGTCGACAGGATTAAGGCTGCAGTCTCGTGTGAGAACGCATGA
- the LOC100261842 gene encoding homeobox-leucine zipper protein HDG2 isoform X7, whose translation MFQPNMMDGQLHPLDMTQNTSESEIARLREDDFDSKSGSENHEGASGDDQDPNQRPKKKRYHRHTQHQIQEMEAFFKECPHPDDKQRKELSRELGLEPLQVKFWFQNKRTQMKTQHERHENTQLRSENEKLRTENLRYREALSNASCPNCGGPTAIGEMSFDEHHLRLENARLREEIDRISAIAAKYVGKPVVNYPLIPQVPTRPLDLGVGNFGAQPGLGGELFGASDLLRSINGPTEADKPMIIELAVAAMEELFRMAQMGEPLWLPSLDGTTTELSEDEYIRSFPRGIGPKPPGFKCEASRETAVVIMNHISLVEILMDVNQWSTVFSGIVSRAMTLEVLSTGVAGNYNGAFQVMTAEFQVPSPLVPTRESYFVRYCKQHADGTWAVVDVSLDNLRPSPVVRCRRRPSGCLIQEMPNGYSKVTWVEHVEVDDRGVHNIYKQLVNSGLAFGAKRWVATLDRQCERLASAMATNIPTVITSQEGRKSMLKLAERMVISFCAGVSASTAHTWTTLSGSGADDVRVMTRKSVDDPGRPPGIVLSAATSFWLPVPPKRVFDFLRDENSRSEWDILSNGGVVQEMAHIANGQDTGNCVSLLRVNSANSSQSNMLILQESCTDSTASFVIYAPVDVVAMNMVLNGGDPDYVALLPSGFAILPDGTTAHGGVIGEVGSGGSLLTVAFQILVDSVPTAKLSLGSVATVNNLIACTVDRIKAAVSCENA comes from the exons ATGTTCCAGCCAAATATGATGGACGGCCAGCTTCACCCACTCGACATGACTCAAAACACATCGGAAAGTGAAATCGCCAGGCTCAGAGAGGATGATTTTGACAGCAAATCTGGCAGTGAAAACCATGAAGGTGCCTCCGGAGATGACCAAGATCCCAACCAACGCCCCAAGAAGAAGCGCTACCATCGCCACACTCAGCATCAGATCCAGGAAATGGAAGC TTTCTTCAAGGAGTGTCCACACCCAGATGACAAGCAAAGGAAGGAGCTGAGCCGTGAATTAGGGTTAGAGCCCTTGCAGGTCAAATTTTGGTTCCAAAACAAGCGCACCCAGATGAAG ACCCAGCATGAGCGCCATGAGAACACACAGCTTCGCAGCGAGAATGAAAAGCTCCGTACAGAGAATTTGAGGTACCGGGAAGCTCTGAGCAACGCTTCCTGTCCTAATTGCGGAGGCCCGACTGCTATAGGAGAGATGTCATTTGATGAACATCATCTGAGATTGGAGAATGCTAGGTTGAGGGAAGAG ATTGATCGGATCTCGGCAATTGCTGCAAAGTATGTTGGCAAACCAGTAGTGAACTATCCTCTTATTCCTCAGGTTCCCACCCGTCCCCTCGATCTAGGGGTTGGAAACTTTGGGGCACAGCCAGGATTAGGAGGCGAGCTGTTTGGAGCCAGTGACCTTCTTAGGTCAATCAATGGACCGACTGAAGCTGACAAACCAATGATAATTGAGCTTGCAGTTGCAGCTATGGAGGAGCTATTCCGAATGGCTCAGATGGGGGAACCCTTGTGGCTTCCAAGCCTTGATGGCACAACCACCGAACTAAGCGAAGATGAATATATCAGGTCATTCCCAAGGGGAATTGGACCAAAACCTCCAGGATTTAAGTGTGAAGCCTCGCGAGAAACCGCTGTCGTTATCATGAACCATATTAGCCTGGTTGAGATTCTCATGGATGTG AACCAGTGGTCTACCGTGTTTTCCGGCATTGTTTCAAGAGCTATGACCCTGGAAGTACTATCAACTGGAGTTGCAGGGAACTATAACGGAGCCTTTCAAGTG ATGACAGCTGAATTCCAAGTACCTTCACCTCTAGTTCCTACTAGAGAGAGTTACTTTGTGAGGTACTGTAAGCAGCATGCTGATGGAACTTGGGCAGTGGTTGACGTTTCCTTGGACAATTTACGTCCTAGTCCGGTGGTGAGATGTCGAAGAAGGCCATCTGGATGTTTAATACAAGAAATGCCTAATGGATATTCAAAG GTTACATGGGTTGAGCATGTTGAAGTTGATGATCGAGGtgttcataatatatataagcAGTTAGTTAACTCTGGTCTTGCATTTGGGGCGAAAAGATGGGTCGCTACTTTAGACCGCCAATGCGAGCGTCTTGCAAGTGCCATGGCAACAAACATTCCTACGG TGATAACAAGTCAAGAAGGGAGAAAAAGTATGTTGAAGCTGGCTGAAAGAATGGTGATAAGCTTTTGTGCTGGAGTGAGTGCCTCTACAGCCCACACATGGACGACCCTATCTGGAAGTGGCGCTGATGATGTTAGGGTTATGACCCGGAAGAGCGTGGACGATCCAGGCAGGCCTCCTGGGATTGTGCTAAGTGCTGCTACTTCATTCTGGCTTCCAGTTCCGCCAAAGAGAGTATTTGATTTTCTCCGTGATGAGAATTCTCGCAGCGAG TGGGATATTCTCTCAAATGGTGGGGTTGTTCAAGAAATGGCACATATAGCGAATGGTCAAGACACAGGCAACTGTGTATCTCTGTTACGGGTAAAT AGTGCAAATTCAAGCCAGAGCAACATGTTGATATTGCAAGAAAGCTGTACTGATTCAACAGCCTCTTTCGTGATTTATGCTCCTGTCGATGTTGTTGCCATGAACATGGTACTGAATGGAGGGGATCCAGACTATGTTGCTCTTCTTCCCTCAGGATTTGCAATTCTTCCAGATGGAACCACAGCTCATGGAGGAGTCATAGGTGAAGTTGGGTCTGGAGGATCTCTTCTAACCGTGGCATTTCAGATATTGGTTGATTCGGTTCCAACGGCAAAACTCTCTCTAGGGTCGGTTGCGACTGTTAACAATCTCATCGCTTGCACTGTCGACAGGATTAAGGCTGCAGTCTCGTGTGAGAACGCATGA
- the LOC100261842 gene encoding homeobox-leucine zipper protein HDG2 isoform X3, producing MPAGIMIPATHMPSMMGRNGNVAAYGSSSGLSLGQPNMMDGQLHPLDMTQNTSESEIARLREDDFDSKSGSENHEGASGDDQDPNQRPKKKRYHRHTQHQIQEMEAFFKECPHPDDKQRKELSRELGLEPLQVKFWFQNKRTQMKTQHERHENTQLRSENEKLRTENLRYREALSNASCPNCGGPTAIGEMSFDEHHLRLENARLREEIDRISAIAAKYVGKPVVNYPLIPQVPTRPLDLGVGNFGAQPGLGGELFGASDLLRSINGPTEADKPMIIELAVAAMEELFRMAQMGEPLWLPSLDGTTTELSEDEYIRSFPRGIGPKPPGFKCEASRETAVVIMNHISLVEILMDVNQWSTVFSGIVSRAMTLEVLSTGVAGNYNGAFQVMTAEFQVPSPLVPTRESYFVRYCKQHADGTWAVVDVSLDNLRPSPVVRCRRRPSGCLIQEMPNGYSKVTWVEHVEVDDRGVHNIYKQLVNSGLAFGAKRWVATLDRQCERLASAMATNIPTVITSQEGRKSMLKLAERMVISFCAGVSASTAHTWTTLSGSGADDVRVMTRKSVDDPGRPPGIVLSAATSFWLPVPPKRVFDFLRDENSRSEWDILSNGGVVQEMAHIANGQDTGNCVSLLRVNSANSSQSNMLILQESCTDSTASFVIYAPVDVVAMNMVLNGGDPDYVALLPSGFAILPDGTTAHGGVIGEVGSGGSLLTVAFQILVDSVPTAKLSLGSVATVNNLIACTVDRIKAAVSCENA from the exons ATGCCGGCAGGAATTATGATTCCGGCGACCCATATGCCGTCAATGATGGGAAGAAATGGGAATGTTGCTGCTTATGGATCTTCCTCAGGACTCAGTCTTGGCCAG CCAAATATGATGGACGGCCAGCTTCACCCACTCGACATGACTCAAAACACATCGGAAAGTGAAATCGCCAGGCTCAGAGAGGATGATTTTGACAGCAAATCTGGCAGTGAAAACCATGAAGGTGCCTCCGGAGATGACCAAGATCCCAACCAACGCCCCAAGAAGAAGCGCTACCATCGCCACACTCAGCATCAGATCCAGGAAATGGAAGC TTTCTTCAAGGAGTGTCCACACCCAGATGACAAGCAAAGGAAGGAGCTGAGCCGTGAATTAGGGTTAGAGCCCTTGCAGGTCAAATTTTGGTTCCAAAACAAGCGCACCCAGATGAAG ACCCAGCATGAGCGCCATGAGAACACACAGCTTCGCAGCGAGAATGAAAAGCTCCGTACAGAGAATTTGAGGTACCGGGAAGCTCTGAGCAACGCTTCCTGTCCTAATTGCGGAGGCCCGACTGCTATAGGAGAGATGTCATTTGATGAACATCATCTGAGATTGGAGAATGCTAGGTTGAGGGAAGAG ATTGATCGGATCTCGGCAATTGCTGCAAAGTATGTTGGCAAACCAGTAGTGAACTATCCTCTTATTCCTCAGGTTCCCACCCGTCCCCTCGATCTAGGGGTTGGAAACTTTGGGGCACAGCCAGGATTAGGAGGCGAGCTGTTTGGAGCCAGTGACCTTCTTAGGTCAATCAATGGACCGACTGAAGCTGACAAACCAATGATAATTGAGCTTGCAGTTGCAGCTATGGAGGAGCTATTCCGAATGGCTCAGATGGGGGAACCCTTGTGGCTTCCAAGCCTTGATGGCACAACCACCGAACTAAGCGAAGATGAATATATCAGGTCATTCCCAAGGGGAATTGGACCAAAACCTCCAGGATTTAAGTGTGAAGCCTCGCGAGAAACCGCTGTCGTTATCATGAACCATATTAGCCTGGTTGAGATTCTCATGGATGTG AACCAGTGGTCTACCGTGTTTTCCGGCATTGTTTCAAGAGCTATGACCCTGGAAGTACTATCAACTGGAGTTGCAGGGAACTATAACGGAGCCTTTCAAGTG ATGACAGCTGAATTCCAAGTACCTTCACCTCTAGTTCCTACTAGAGAGAGTTACTTTGTGAGGTACTGTAAGCAGCATGCTGATGGAACTTGGGCAGTGGTTGACGTTTCCTTGGACAATTTACGTCCTAGTCCGGTGGTGAGATGTCGAAGAAGGCCATCTGGATGTTTAATACAAGAAATGCCTAATGGATATTCAAAG GTTACATGGGTTGAGCATGTTGAAGTTGATGATCGAGGtgttcataatatatataagcAGTTAGTTAACTCTGGTCTTGCATTTGGGGCGAAAAGATGGGTCGCTACTTTAGACCGCCAATGCGAGCGTCTTGCAAGTGCCATGGCAACAAACATTCCTACGG TGATAACAAGTCAAGAAGGGAGAAAAAGTATGTTGAAGCTGGCTGAAAGAATGGTGATAAGCTTTTGTGCTGGAGTGAGTGCCTCTACAGCCCACACATGGACGACCCTATCTGGAAGTGGCGCTGATGATGTTAGGGTTATGACCCGGAAGAGCGTGGACGATCCAGGCAGGCCTCCTGGGATTGTGCTAAGTGCTGCTACTTCATTCTGGCTTCCAGTTCCGCCAAAGAGAGTATTTGATTTTCTCCGTGATGAGAATTCTCGCAGCGAG TGGGATATTCTCTCAAATGGTGGGGTTGTTCAAGAAATGGCACATATAGCGAATGGTCAAGACACAGGCAACTGTGTATCTCTGTTACGGGTAAAT AGTGCAAATTCAAGCCAGAGCAACATGTTGATATTGCAAGAAAGCTGTACTGATTCAACAGCCTCTTTCGTGATTTATGCTCCTGTCGATGTTGTTGCCATGAACATGGTACTGAATGGAGGGGATCCAGACTATGTTGCTCTTCTTCCCTCAGGATTTGCAATTCTTCCAGATGGAACCACAGCTCATGGAGGAGTCATAGGTGAAGTTGGGTCTGGAGGATCTCTTCTAACCGTGGCATTTCAGATATTGGTTGATTCGGTTCCAACGGCAAAACTCTCTCTAGGGTCGGTTGCGACTGTTAACAATCTCATCGCTTGCACTGTCGACAGGATTAAGGCTGCAGTCTCGTGTGAGAACGCATGA
- the LOC100261842 gene encoding homeobox-leucine zipper protein HDG2 isoform X2, which yields MPAGIMIPATHMPSMMGRNGNVAAYGSSSGLSLGQPNMMDGQLHPLDMTQNTSESEIARLREDDFDSKSGSENHEGASGDDQDPNQRPKKKRYHRHTQHQIQEMEAFFKECPHPDDKQRKELSRELGLEPLQVKFWFQNKRTQMKTQHERHENTQLRSENEKLRTENLRYREALSNASCPNCGGPTAIGEMSFDEHHLRLENARLREEIDRISAIAAKYVGKPVVNYPLIPQVPTRPLDLGVGNFGAQPGLGGELFGASDLLRSINGPTEADKPMIIELAVAAMEELFRMAQMGEPLWLPSLDGTTTELSEDEYIRSFPRGIGPKPPGFKCEASRETAVVIMNHISLVEILMDVNQWSTVFSGIVSRAMTLEVLSTGVAGNYNGAFQVMTAEFQVPSPLVPTRESYFVRYCKQHADGTWAVVDVSLDNLRPSPVVRCRRRPSGCLIQEMPNGYSKVTWVEHVEVDDRGVHNIYKQLVNSGLAFGAKRWVATLDRQCERLASAMATNIPTGEVGVITSQEGRKSMLKLAERMVISFCAGVSASTAHTWTTLSGSGADDVRVMTRKSVDDPGRPPGIVLSAATSFWLPVPPKRVFDFLRDENSRSEWDILSNGGVVQEMAHIANGQDTGNCVSLLRSANSSQSNMLILQESCTDSTASFVIYAPVDVVAMNMVLNGGDPDYVALLPSGFAILPDGTTAHGGVIGEVGSGGSLLTVAFQILVDSVPTAKLSLGSVATVNNLIACTVDRIKAAVSCENA from the exons ATGCCGGCAGGAATTATGATTCCGGCGACCCATATGCCGTCAATGATGGGAAGAAATGGGAATGTTGCTGCTTATGGATCTTCCTCAGGACTCAGTCTTGGCCAG CCAAATATGATGGACGGCCAGCTTCACCCACTCGACATGACTCAAAACACATCGGAAAGTGAAATCGCCAGGCTCAGAGAGGATGATTTTGACAGCAAATCTGGCAGTGAAAACCATGAAGGTGCCTCCGGAGATGACCAAGATCCCAACCAACGCCCCAAGAAGAAGCGCTACCATCGCCACACTCAGCATCAGATCCAGGAAATGGAAGC TTTCTTCAAGGAGTGTCCACACCCAGATGACAAGCAAAGGAAGGAGCTGAGCCGTGAATTAGGGTTAGAGCCCTTGCAGGTCAAATTTTGGTTCCAAAACAAGCGCACCCAGATGAAG ACCCAGCATGAGCGCCATGAGAACACACAGCTTCGCAGCGAGAATGAAAAGCTCCGTACAGAGAATTTGAGGTACCGGGAAGCTCTGAGCAACGCTTCCTGTCCTAATTGCGGAGGCCCGACTGCTATAGGAGAGATGTCATTTGATGAACATCATCTGAGATTGGAGAATGCTAGGTTGAGGGAAGAG ATTGATCGGATCTCGGCAATTGCTGCAAAGTATGTTGGCAAACCAGTAGTGAACTATCCTCTTATTCCTCAGGTTCCCACCCGTCCCCTCGATCTAGGGGTTGGAAACTTTGGGGCACAGCCAGGATTAGGAGGCGAGCTGTTTGGAGCCAGTGACCTTCTTAGGTCAATCAATGGACCGACTGAAGCTGACAAACCAATGATAATTGAGCTTGCAGTTGCAGCTATGGAGGAGCTATTCCGAATGGCTCAGATGGGGGAACCCTTGTGGCTTCCAAGCCTTGATGGCACAACCACCGAACTAAGCGAAGATGAATATATCAGGTCATTCCCAAGGGGAATTGGACCAAAACCTCCAGGATTTAAGTGTGAAGCCTCGCGAGAAACCGCTGTCGTTATCATGAACCATATTAGCCTGGTTGAGATTCTCATGGATGTG AACCAGTGGTCTACCGTGTTTTCCGGCATTGTTTCAAGAGCTATGACCCTGGAAGTACTATCAACTGGAGTTGCAGGGAACTATAACGGAGCCTTTCAAGTG ATGACAGCTGAATTCCAAGTACCTTCACCTCTAGTTCCTACTAGAGAGAGTTACTTTGTGAGGTACTGTAAGCAGCATGCTGATGGAACTTGGGCAGTGGTTGACGTTTCCTTGGACAATTTACGTCCTAGTCCGGTGGTGAGATGTCGAAGAAGGCCATCTGGATGTTTAATACAAGAAATGCCTAATGGATATTCAAAG GTTACATGGGTTGAGCATGTTGAAGTTGATGATCGAGGtgttcataatatatataagcAGTTAGTTAACTCTGGTCTTGCATTTGGGGCGAAAAGATGGGTCGCTACTTTAGACCGCCAATGCGAGCGTCTTGCAAGTGCCATGGCAACAAACATTCCTACGGGTGAAGTTGGTG TGATAACAAGTCAAGAAGGGAGAAAAAGTATGTTGAAGCTGGCTGAAAGAATGGTGATAAGCTTTTGTGCTGGAGTGAGTGCCTCTACAGCCCACACATGGACGACCCTATCTGGAAGTGGCGCTGATGATGTTAGGGTTATGACCCGGAAGAGCGTGGACGATCCAGGCAGGCCTCCTGGGATTGTGCTAAGTGCTGCTACTTCATTCTGGCTTCCAGTTCCGCCAAAGAGAGTATTTGATTTTCTCCGTGATGAGAATTCTCGCAGCGAG TGGGATATTCTCTCAAATGGTGGGGTTGTTCAAGAAATGGCACATATAGCGAATGGTCAAGACACAGGCAACTGTGTATCTCTGTTACGG AGTGCAAATTCAAGCCAGAGCAACATGTTGATATTGCAAGAAAGCTGTACTGATTCAACAGCCTCTTTCGTGATTTATGCTCCTGTCGATGTTGTTGCCATGAACATGGTACTGAATGGAGGGGATCCAGACTATGTTGCTCTTCTTCCCTCAGGATTTGCAATTCTTCCAGATGGAACCACAGCTCATGGAGGAGTCATAGGTGAAGTTGGGTCTGGAGGATCTCTTCTAACCGTGGCATTTCAGATATTGGTTGATTCGGTTCCAACGGCAAAACTCTCTCTAGGGTCGGTTGCGACTGTTAACAATCTCATCGCTTGCACTGTCGACAGGATTAAGGCTGCAGTCTCGTGTGAGAACGCATGA